A region from the Nonlabens sp. YIK11 genome encodes:
- the recN gene encoding DNA repair protein RecN, whose amino-acid sequence MLKEIHIQNYALIDQLDLDISNGLTMITGETGAGKSIILGALGLVTGKRADLSAIRDTSAKCVVEAHFDISRLNLKSFFETEDLDYQEVTIIRREILPSGKSRSFINDTPVTLNVVSSIGAQLIDIHSQHQTLQLATDQFQMETMNAFVNEQTKNEKRSGDEVLKSYRSELKEYKSLIKQLGSLKENQAALSRELDYNTFLLNELEEAQIDGLNQEELEQENEQLSNVEQITEALGMLEHKITTEDSGMLDELREVNTHLKAIKGFSLKYLELNERLTSVLVELEDIATEAEALKDQVDVDPERLEFINVKLTLLDNLYRKHQLNNVEDLIKLRDDLADKVLSSQNIDGKIKNMETQIASKTKALDQLATELHELRTKHKTDLEAQIAETVRSLGMKDAQFEVRLLPADTFNANGKDIVEFAFTANRGTPLLALDKAASGGELSRLMLSIKALLSRCKQMPTIIFDEIDTGVSGSIAEKMAIIMKQMATAMQVITITHLPQIASAGDDHLIVRKRNEGDRTVSVIERLSESARVEEIAQMLSGGRISDAARENARILLQ is encoded by the coding sequence TTGCTTAAAGAAATACACATACAAAATTACGCGCTTATAGATCAATTGGATCTTGATATAAGCAATGGTCTTACCATGATAACGGGTGAGACTGGTGCTGGTAAATCTATTATTCTGGGTGCTTTGGGTTTAGTTACCGGTAAGCGTGCAGATTTGTCTGCGATTAGAGATACCTCTGCAAAATGCGTGGTCGAGGCTCATTTTGATATTTCAAGATTAAATCTGAAGTCGTTTTTTGAAACTGAAGATCTAGATTATCAAGAGGTGACCATCATAAGACGTGAAATTTTGCCTTCGGGTAAAAGCAGGTCCTTCATCAATGACACACCAGTTACCTTAAATGTGGTGAGTAGTATAGGCGCTCAATTGATTGATATTCATTCCCAACATCAAACACTGCAGTTGGCTACAGATCAATTCCAGATGGAGACCATGAACGCCTTTGTGAATGAGCAGACAAAGAACGAGAAACGATCTGGTGATGAGGTTCTAAAATCCTATAGATCGGAATTGAAGGAATACAAAAGCCTGATCAAGCAACTGGGTTCCTTAAAAGAAAATCAGGCAGCTCTGTCTAGAGAACTGGATTATAATACCTTTTTATTGAACGAACTTGAAGAGGCCCAAATTGACGGTTTGAATCAAGAAGAACTCGAGCAGGAAAATGAGCAACTGAGTAATGTCGAGCAGATCACAGAAGCCTTAGGCATGCTGGAACATAAAATCACTACAGAAGATAGTGGTATGCTTGATGAATTGCGTGAGGTCAATACACATCTTAAAGCCATTAAAGGGTTCTCACTTAAATATCTTGAATTAAACGAACGATTGACTTCGGTACTCGTTGAGTTGGAAGATATCGCCACTGAGGCAGAAGCTTTGAAAGATCAAGTAGATGTAGATCCAGAGCGTTTGGAATTTATAAATGTCAAACTGACCTTGCTGGATAATTTGTATCGCAAACATCAACTGAACAATGTGGAAGATCTTATTAAATTGAGGGACGACCTGGCGGATAAGGTACTTTCTTCCCAAAACATTGATGGCAAGATCAAAAACATGGAAACTCAAATCGCCTCCAAAACTAAAGCTCTGGATCAATTGGCGACTGAATTACATGAATTGAGAACCAAACACAAAACCGATCTGGAAGCCCAAATAGCGGAAACTGTTCGCTCACTGGGCATGAAAGACGCCCAGTTTGAAGTACGCTTATTACCAGCAGATACCTTTAATGCCAACGGTAAGGATATCGTTGAGTTTGCCTTTACTGCAAATAGAGGTACACCATTACTGGCGCTGGATAAAGCAGCTTCTGGTGGTGAACTTTCCAGATTGATGCTTTCCATAAAAGCCTTGCTTTCCAGATGTAAACAAATGCCTACCATCATTTTTGATGAAATTGATACAGGTGTTAGCGGTTCCATTGCAGAAAAAATGGCCATCATCATGAAACAAATGGCAACTGCCATGCAGGTAATTACCATTACACACTTACCACAAATCGCCAGTGCTGGTGACGACCACTTGATTGTGCGCAAGAGAAATGAAGGCGATAGAACCGTCTCTGTCATAGAACGATTGTCAGAAAGTGCTAGAGTAGAGGAGATTGCACAGATGCTCAGTGGTGGCAGGATTTCTGATGCGGCAAGGGAAAATGCACGCATTCTACTTCAATAG
- a CDS encoding enoyl-ACP reductase yields MSYNLLKGKRGIIFGALDENSIAWKTAKLAHEEGATFVLTNAPVAMRMGEINKLAEETGSEIIPADATSVEDLENLVNKSVEILGGKLDFVLHSIGMSVNVRKGKHYTDQNYAWTEKGWDVSAVSFHKVMQTLHKNDAMNEWGSIVALTYMAAQRTFPDYNDMADNKAYLESIARSFGYFFGKDKKVRVNTISQSPTPTTAGSGVKGFEGFLSYAEKMSPLGNATAQDCAEYTVTLFSDYTKKVTMQNLFHDGGFSNTGVSQEVIEKF; encoded by the coding sequence ATGTCTTACAACTTACTTAAAGGAAAACGCGGAATTATTTTTGGCGCGCTTGATGAAAACTCCATCGCTTGGAAAACAGCAAAGCTGGCTCATGAAGAAGGTGCCACTTTTGTTTTAACTAATGCTCCAGTCGCTATGCGCATGGGCGAGATCAATAAATTGGCAGAAGAAACAGGCAGCGAGATCATCCCTGCAGATGCTACAAGTGTTGAGGATCTTGAAAACCTCGTGAACAAATCTGTAGAGATTTTAGGCGGCAAGTTGGATTTTGTATTGCACTCTATAGGTATGTCCGTCAATGTGCGTAAGGGAAAACACTACACAGACCAGAATTATGCCTGGACTGAAAAAGGTTGGGACGTCAGCGCCGTATCCTTCCATAAAGTGATGCAAACGCTTCACAAGAATGATGCGATGAATGAATGGGGTAGCATTGTCGCGTTGACCTATATGGCGGCACAGCGCACCTTTCCTGACTATAATGATATGGCAGACAATAAGGCCTATTTGGAAAGCATCGCGCGCAGTTTTGGCTACTTCTTTGGCAAGGACAAAAAAGTTCGTGTCAATACAATCTCTCAATCACCTACACCTACTACCGCAGGAAGCGGCGTGAAAGGATTTGAAGGATTCTTGAGTTATGCAGAAAAGATGAGCCCGCTAGGAAACGCAACCGCTCAGGATTGTGCAGAATATACGGTGACCTTATTCTCTGATTATACCAAGAAGGTAACCATGCAAAACCTATTTCACGATGGCGGTTTCTCCAACACCGGCGTGAGTCAAGAGGTCATAGAAAAATTCTAG
- a CDS encoding glycosyltransferase encodes MKDLKFSFIVPVFNRPAELEKLLESLSLVQYKDGFEVVVIEDGSTVASDVVCSRFRESVNINYLSKQNTGPGDSRNYGMQRASGNYFIILDSDCIVPKDYLQKVHAHLEREFVECYGGPDAAHESFTNLQKAINYSMTSTLTTGGIRGGNETTGKFQPRSFNMGLSRKAFEASGGFRTIHPGEDPDLTMRLWNLGFETALFADAFVYHERRISWKLFYKQVNKFGKVRVILNKWHPGSRKITYWFPSLFLIYVFVAIVFAILGVPLLLLPLALYGSLILVGSSLDNGFVVGVMSIIAVLIQFTGYGLGFLNSYIQIGILKNEERDAFPYLFFE; translated from the coding sequence ATGAAAGACTTAAAATTCTCATTTATCGTTCCCGTTTTTAATCGGCCGGCAGAGCTTGAAAAACTGCTGGAGAGTTTGAGTCTTGTCCAATATAAGGATGGTTTTGAAGTCGTTGTCATAGAAGATGGATCAACGGTGGCGAGTGATGTGGTGTGTTCTCGCTTTCGCGAAAGCGTAAACATCAACTACCTAAGCAAACAAAATACAGGCCCTGGCGATAGTCGCAATTATGGTATGCAGCGTGCCAGCGGAAACTATTTTATCATACTGGATAGTGATTGCATTGTTCCTAAAGATTACCTTCAAAAAGTTCACGCTCATTTAGAACGTGAGTTTGTGGAATGTTACGGTGGTCCCGACGCGGCTCATGAGAGTTTTACAAATCTGCAAAAGGCGATCAATTATTCCATGACGTCTACCTTGACCACTGGTGGCATACGTGGTGGGAACGAGACCACGGGAAAGTTCCAGCCGCGCAGTTTCAATATGGGATTGAGCCGTAAGGCATTTGAAGCTTCGGGTGGATTTAGGACCATTCATCCTGGTGAGGATCCAGATCTAACCATGAGGTTGTGGAATTTAGGTTTTGAAACGGCTCTTTTTGCAGACGCCTTTGTGTATCATGAGCGGCGTATTTCTTGGAAGCTTTTTTATAAGCAAGTCAATAAATTTGGGAAAGTACGAGTCATACTCAACAAATGGCATCCTGGCAGTAGGAAAATCACCTATTGGTTTCCCTCCTTGTTTTTGATCTATGTGTTTGTGGCTATAGTGTTTGCGATTTTAGGTGTGCCGCTCTTACTGTTGCCTCTGGCGCTTTATGGGTCACTAATATTAGTAGGGTCCAGCCTTGATAATGGATTTGTTGTAGGTGTCATGAGTATCATCGCGGTCTTGATTCAGTTTACTGGATATGGTTTAGGATTTTTAAATAGTTATATTCAAATTGGTATTCTAAAAAACGAGGAACGTGATGCCTTTCCCTATTTATTTTTTGAATAA
- the coaE gene encoding dephospho-CoA kinase (Dephospho-CoA kinase (CoaE) performs the final step in coenzyme A biosynthesis.), with amino-acid sequence MKIVGLTGGIGSGKSTVARAFQNLGVPVYIADDASKRLLSQHPKAMEQVTSLLGEAAYSKDQHNQYVANKKWIASQVFSNKELLEQLNSILHPLVRQDFQEWLSKQNTEFIVYEAAILFESGGDALCDKVIVVWSKEADRIARVMKRDDSSLEDVRQRLQNQWSDQQRLEKADFIVINEEIQLIDQFVKNIQDIMLK; translated from the coding sequence ATGAAAATCGTCGGGCTCACAGGTGGCATAGGAAGCGGTAAAAGCACGGTTGCCCGAGCTTTTCAAAATTTGGGTGTGCCTGTCTATATTGCAGACGATGCTTCCAAGCGACTCCTCTCACAGCATCCCAAAGCTATGGAACAAGTGACCTCGTTATTAGGAGAAGCGGCCTATTCCAAGGATCAACACAATCAATACGTTGCCAACAAAAAATGGATTGCTTCGCAAGTATTTAGCAACAAGGAGTTGCTCGAGCAACTGAATAGTATTTTACATCCTTTGGTGCGTCAGGATTTTCAAGAATGGTTATCAAAACAAAATACAGAATTCATTGTGTACGAAGCAGCCATACTTTTTGAAAGTGGTGGCGATGCACTTTGTGACAAGGTTATTGTGGTATGGTCCAAGGAAGCGGATCGCATCGCTAGAGTCATGAAAAGAGATGACAGTAGTCTAGAAGATGTAAGGCAACGGCTACAAAATCAATGGAGTGATCAACAACGTTTAGAGAAGGCTGATTTTATAGTAATAAATGAAGAAATTCAACTAATCGATCAATTTGTAAAAAATATACAAGATATTATGTTAAAATAA